A segment of the Coffea arabica cultivar ET-39 chromosome 8c, Coffea Arabica ET-39 HiFi, whole genome shotgun sequence genome:
GTTAGCCTAAATTGTCATCAGTACATGTTTAACAAAATTCCTGAATAATAATGGATTGATGACGTTTTTTAATTTGCTTTAATATAAAGGTTGGAAAATTGTACCTTACCTCCTATAAGGAAGTGGTGACTGATTGATCTGTTGTATCTATGGTTTCAGGTGATTGCAAATGTGAGGACTGTTCAAGCGTTTGCAGGAGAAGATAAAGCAGTGAAATCTTATAGAGGAGCACTGTTGAACACTTACACTTATGGACGGAAAGCTGGACTAGCCAAGGGCTTGGGACTGGGCACTTTGCACTGTGTGCTTTTCCTGTCATGGTCGTTGTTAGTTTGGTTCACTAGCATTGTAGTTCACAAGAATATTGCTAATGGAGGAGACTCTTTCACCACTATGCTCAATGTGGTTATTTCTGGCCTGtaagttctctctctctctctctctgtgaaTAAATAAATTGAAGCCACACAATTAAGTATAATATAATTCTTTAAATGACATGATGCTGTGGGTACTTTTGTCTTAGTCTCCAACGTAGACAGATAATAGGGCATTGGAGCGCATAAAATTGATCACATACCACATTGGGTGAAGTCTGGGAtcttttcattctttatttgtttttcctctcttacacttcatgataagtcaaaaatatttttatcataatcaaaaaaaaaacttgtagtGTAAACTAGGAGAAATTCCTTCTTTCTAATTTTCTCGCCAAATGTCTATATGAGACTTTAGCACAGTTTACTGTTGATTTAACTTGTAAAGTAAAGACACTGCTAACTTGCCAAAGAATTTGAATTCTTGTGGTGCTACCCTGTTCTGGTAACAGAAAGAATGCATATGAATTTCCTTTTTCTGGACCTCCATAAGTTTTCATTATTCAGTTGCATTATCAGTGTACTAAAATCAAGTTGCTCTGATGCTTGAAGAGTTATAGAATCCATTTCTGGTTCTCATATCAAGTGTTGCAGAGGCATGAAATCATAATCTGCTAAGAGAGATTTCTTTTAACTTCTTGGTGGCTTATGAcagtttttaatattttattgcTACTCTAGACAACTATGCTGTAGAAAATTTAATGTAATGGTAATTGTCTTGTCTGGTATAGTTTATCTAACCTAAATGTCTTGCTGCAATTTGCTTAAATAGTTCTGGTAATCCTACATTACTGGATGGTAACCAGCATAAGAAAGTACCATTATTTAGCTTTTGGTTCAACTCAGGTCGCTGGGGCAAGCAGCACCAGATATTACAGCATTTATCCGGGCTAAGTCAGCTGCATATCCCATTTTTGAGATGATTGAAAGAAACACTATCACCAATACCAGCTCCAAGAATGGAAGGAAACTGGACAAAGTAGATGGACACATCCAATTCAAGGATGTGTCTTTTAGTTATCCATCTCGTCCAGATGTTCTGATCTTTGACAAGCTCTGTCTCGATATTCCTTCTGGAAAGATTGTAGCACTTGTTGGAGGCAGTGGATCAGGGAAGAGCACAGTTGTATCATTAATTGAACGCTTCTATGATCCCCTCTCTGGACAAATACTATTAGATGGATCCGATATCAAGGATCTAGATCTGAAGTGGCTTAGGAAGCAAATTGGGTTGGTAAATCAAGAGCCTGCCCTCTTTGCTACAACAATCAGGGAAAACATTCTCTATGGCAAAGGTGATGCTACCCTTGAGGAAATAACGCGTGCTGTAAAACTTTCAGAGGCAATGACCTTCATCAATAACCTTCCTGATAGACTTGAAACTCAGGTACTACAGTTGAATTGTTTTGGAAGCTAATGTTGCatacaaaaacacaaatttctGTAATACAAGACATGTTTAGATGCATCTTCTACTTGTCAAAGAGCTAATTTATGTAGTGGATGCCTTTTAACAGGCTTTCCATGAACAGAACTATTGACTATCTTTATGATAGCATGACATAACTGAGCCCAAAAGATGACTAGTGAAGTTTTTAGGCCCTTATGATTTGTCTTGCATTCTTTCCGTGGCAGAAGGCATAGTTTTTGTCTTCTAACAGGCACTTCAAATATGACAATCTCCTCAAAGAGAAATTGCATGTGTAAGTAAAGAAAGAAAGTGTGAAAGAAGATTCATAAATCATGAAAGCTCCACGTATGAAGCACAACCATATATTGGTTGCCGTTTTCAGAAGCAGTAACTTCATATTTGCTAGCAGGTAGGTGAGAGAGGAGTACAATTATCTGGTGGGCAGAAACAAAGGATTGCAATTTCACGTGCAATAGTGAAGAACCCTTCAGTACTATTATTGGATGAAGCCACTAGCGCACTTGATGCCGAATCAGAGAAGAGTGTGCAGGAGGCTCTTGACCGTGTGATGGTCGGACGAACAACTGTGGTAGTGGCTCATCGTCTTTCTACCATAAGAAATGCTGATATTATAGCTGTTGTTCAAAATGGCAGAATAGTAGAAACTGGAAGCCATGAAGAGCTTATTTCAAAACCAAATGGGGCGTATGCATCTCTTGTTCAACTCCAGGAAGCATCTTCCTTGCTTCGCCTACCTTCACATGGAGCTCACCTGGGGCGACCTCTGAGGTAACAGTATTTCATGCTATGCTTTTTCTGGTTCTTCAAGTAAATTTTTAACCATTAGCCTAGCTGTGGTGGGGATTTTCCTCTTATCGTTACATGCATTTCTATTTACCAAGTGTTAAGTAAATTAGTTGGATCATGCTATTATCTTGTCCTGGTAGTTAAGAATAGTTGCTTTTGTGTTACTTCTTCAGACAGTTTCAATGAAATGAGTCtctgttttaattaattaactctTTATAAATCAAATGCCCCAAATAGGATATGAACCTTGAACTAGTCGCCCTACCACTCTGCTACTGAGCTTCTACAACACCATCACATGTTTTTGTTGCATGCAAATGCTTTGCTATCACTCTTCCTAGACCAAAAactaagatatatatatatatatatatatatatatatatatgtttgagTTCTTTTGCTTGGCAAATTGGCTTCCTGGAATTTCCTTTGGTTTAGAACTACTCAACTATAGATTGAGTTTCTTCATTTGATCAATGCCTTTGATATTCCTGATAGATAACATATCATGCTGATCTCTGTACTGACCTTGTCTCTGtaatcttttctttatttttttatgacAGCATTAGGTACTCACGTGAAGGTAGCATTAGGTATTCACGCGAATTATCCCGCACAACAACAAGAAGTCTTGGGGCAAGTTTTCGTTCTGATAAATCTATAAGCCGCATCGGTGCTGATGTACCAGATATTGTTGAATCACGTCATATTTCTTCAGGAAGACTATATTCCATGGTTAAACCTGACTGGATTTATGGATTTGTTGGCACTGTTTGTGCATTTATTTGCGGGGCTCAGATGCCTCTTTTTGCCCTTGGAGTAACTCAGGCTCTTGTATCTTACTATATGGATTGGGACACAACACGCCATGAAGTTAAGAAGATTGCTTTCCTCTTCTGTGGCGGTGCTGTAATAACTGTCATTTTTCATTCCATTACACATCTTTGTTTTGGAATCATGGGAGAGCGTTTGACTCTAAGAGTGCGAGAAAAAATGTTCTCTGGTAAGCATGAGACTCTGTATATTATCAGatgcaattttttcttcttctatttatATTATGCTTTATCAGACTTGGATAATTTCATTAATGTTTAACTTAAATGTTCCATTTGACAGTTTATTGTTCAAGaaacatttttcttaaaaaaaaaaaaaaaaaaaaaagggaaaaccaACTAGCTTCTAATGAAAGGATGACAAAGATAATGGTGATGCCATGACTCTGAATTTTGTGTTATTGCAAATCTGATTTGGTCCATAATGGGATAGTGTTAACTagaattcttttcaaaatttcattttggataTTGAAAGTGGTTGCTTCTGTTGTAATGACCAATTTGAGAAATAATTCACCTTTGAGTGAATCAGTATAGGACATAGCAGCTATAACACGTTCACTCCTTGTGTTTTTCCTTTAGAGAGGAGAGAGATTGAGTCATTTGTCTGTCTGCTTACAGCTATTTTGAGAAATGAGGTTGGATGGTTTGATGACATGGACAATACAAGTTCTATGCTAGCTTCACGGTTGGAGAGTGATGCAACTTTGCTACGAACTGTGGTGGTTGATCGCTCCACAATTCTCTTACAGAATGTAGGTTTGGCTGTCACGGCATTCATCATTTCTTTCATCTTGAACTGGAGGCTTACTCTTGTCGTCATGGCAACATATCCATTGATTGTTAGCGGCCATATCAGCGAGGTTGATGCTCCTTCCTCATTTTAGTACTAGTTATAGAAAATCCTATTATATCATTTCACGGGTTACTTCTCCTTTATTCCAGAAACTATTTATGAAAGGCTATGGTGGTGATTTGAACAAAGCCTACCTCAAAGCCAACATGCTTGCAGGCGAGGCAGTTAGCAACATCCGAACTGTTGCAGCATTCTGCTCTGAGGAGAAGGTGATTGATCTTTATGGTCATGAGTTGGTTGAACCTTCAAGGCGTTCATTTAGGCGTGGTCAGATTGCTGGGATTCTTTATGGAGTCTCTCAGTTTTTCATCTTTTCCTCCTATGCCCTTGCTTTATGGTATGTTGCTTGGTTAAATTTGCTAAAAGCTTCTCGGAATTTGATAAAAACAATCCTTCAACCAATAATAGATGCTAATATAGGAGATATAGGTATCTTTAAATTTATACTTTTTGGGCACTAAATAAGAATGCTTTTGTTGTAAAATATACATTCTTACACTCACTATGCTTGCTGCAAGGACAATGGGGTGCTTAGTCTTTCCAAATAATGTGCAGGTATGGTTCTGAATTGATGGGCAAGGGACTTGCAAGCTTTAAATCAGTAATGAAGTCATTTATGGTTTTGATTGTCACCGCCTTGGCCATGGGTGAGATTCTTGCTATGGCACCAGACCTACTTAAGGGAAATCAAATGGTGGCATCCGTATTTGAAGTTCTAGATCGGAGGACTGAGATTTTAGGTGATGTTGGAGAAGATGTAACAAAGATAGAGGGTATGATTGAGCTAAAGAATGTCGATTTTAGTTATCCCTCAAGGCCAGATGTGttaattttcaaggatttcaaTCTGAGAGTATCCCCAGGCAGAAGTATGGCCTTAGTTGGGCAGAGTGGTTCTGGTAAAAGCTCTGTTCTTGCGCTCACACTGCGATTTTATGATCCTACATCTGGAAaagtgatgattgatggtgagttcattttatgaaaatttttataacaGTCATTCTGAAAATTTATATATGACTTCTAGTCCAACATGATATCCCAGTGGAAAAATATAAAGCTTAATGCTAAACTGAGAAACAAGCTGTGGTTTTGCATTTTGAAGCCTAGAAAAGAACAGATGTTTTGTTCCAAAaagtttctttttatttctttattaatTGCACAAGATCATACCATCTTATCTGGGAGAACTCAAAAGTTTTTTGAATCAAAACAAGTCGAGAAGCAGCTATTCACATTTTGGGTTGCCATTCTCAATGAACTTTTCAGGCAAAGATGTCAAGAAAATAAGATTAAAGTCTCTCAGAAAGCACATTGGCCTGGTCCAACAAGAACCTGCTCTCTTTGCTACATCTATATATGAAAACATTGTCTATGGTAAAGAGGGAGCCCCAGAAAGTGAAGTAATTGAAGCAGCAAAATTTGCCAATGCACATAGCTTTATCAGCGCACTTCCTGAAGGCTACTCAACCAAGGTTGGAGAGAGAGGGGTTCAGCTATCTGGAGGCCAGAAGCAAAGAGTGGCAATTGCTCGAGCTGTTCTGAAAAACCCTTCAATCCTTCTGTTGGATGAAGCCACCAGTGCCCTCGATGTCGAGTCAGAGAGGGTGGTACAAGCAGCTTTAGACAGGTTGATGAAGAATAGGACCACAGTAATGGTTGCTCATCGACTATCGACAATCAAGAATGCAGATCAAATCTCTGTTATACAAGATGGGAAAATAATAGAGCAAGGGACTCATTCTTCCCTCCTAGAGAACAAGGATGGACCATATTACAAGTTAATTAACTTACAGCGACACCAGAAGCAACAGCAATAGCAACTGATCATTACATGGTTTAGTTTCAAAGTTTTATGGCCATTTTGATACTTTTCCTTTGCATCATATACTGTGATGGTATTGTATTTGATTATttctgtgaaaaaaaaaaaaaatgcaaccacCATTCACATAGTGGAAATGCATTCCCTCATAAAGTTGTGATCTGCATCCAATTCCTCTCCCTTTTTTAGTTGTTTCCTTGTGGCAAGTattctttccattttttacaggaatttggtaagaaaagcagcaaaaagagagagagagagagagagaaaaaaaagagatgtATTTGGCTGCATTCTTCAATATAATGCTGTCTCTAGAACAAATCCAGAATATTTGTCGCATGCAAAGAGCAATTGAACATAAATTTCcataataaacaaaaaaattccTTGATCTCTTATTATTGACAATAACTCAAATTCAAATGCCAAGCGATTAGAAGATTACTCCAAAGGTTCCTTAAAACCGTGTGTGCGTCTGTCGATGCTGATGATAGACAGATTATCCATCTTGCTTTCGATGTCTTCCTATTAGCTGGTACTAGATATCAGTTTCAGTTGACAAGAGGAAATTAACGCAAAACCGCCAAgccattcaaaaaaaaattttgaaaaaaaaaaaaaacaagtaggAGACTGAACACGTAAGATTTTATAGGCTAGTATTACATGGATAACCTGCAGTACAGAATTTTTGCCTCGGTATAATGTTCCCTTTGCCAGATATTATAAGATCAGTTAAATTGCACAGAAATAACTGTGGCTTAAGAATTGATTTGTCTCCAAGAACTTTTGTTATAGTAGTAGATTGTAATCTTTATGTTATATCTATCCATCCATAGAACTTTAAAATCTGTCACTCTGATCCAATTTCATTGCTAAAATCTCGATCAATCTTTTTCGAaaaaattcacaccacttgcaTTACTTCTGCAGAAATACAAGGTCACCCCAAATCAAATTAATTGTTAGAATATGTAATCATGTTTACTAAAAGGAGCTGGTACAAATCACCTCTGAACTAATAAGGAATTACATTAACTCTAATACTCCATGTGCAAAATTCGAAGATCTTTCTACTATTTGAAAGGGTAAAGAAATCAATAGCGGTTTAGACATGCCATTTCACAGTCTTTTAATTTAGGGTAAAAAACGAAAAAACCTTCTGTGGTtagcctaatacacagaaaagcctcCTATGGtgtcaaaatatacaatacgaCACCTCATGCATTTTGGTCGTTTCATCCATTTccattaagtttaacggattccgtcacctttataatttagttcaaaacatgaggggtcgtgttgtatattttgaaaccatgagaggtttttctgtgtattagattTACTACaaggggcttttttgttttttagccTTTAATTTAAGTACATAGCATATTCCATAAGGGATCGGGGttctaaagaaaaaaaattgtttacaTCAACATTTTGATGGGAAGatcataattaaaatatcatgAATTCGGCACTCCAAGAAAAGTTGTTTGACATCATGTAATAACTAGAAAATTTCTTCGTTATTCAAAATGTTTTTCCAATCTCAGATACTTTGAAACCCGACCCTGATTTCCTAATCAATTCGCACAACAAACAAATTAGAGAACACAAATCTTGAACTTGAATTGTAAAGGGCTCATATGCAAATTTTGAGAGGAAATTTATCAAATTGCAAATTTTGTAATGGCACGTTCCTTGGCACAAGCTTTAACTTCCACCTGATTCGGAAAATCCCatgtatttttcctttttgtcaaCATAGAAATCTTAAAAATTCTTTTGGTTGGATTCAAGCAAAATGACGAAGAATAGATGGACAAAACAGCCTTTTACTGTTCAGTCGCAGCCGCTACGGGCTAGACCAGCCCATCATCTCTCGGAGATTTCATCCAAGAGAAAGCAACGATAAACATATGTGGTCGTATGGTTTTCAGCTTTGAGAGGTCAACAGCCACTGCATTATTCTTCGCTTGTTCCACTAAGAATTTTACCACAAGTTAGTGTATTCATTTTCTTAGTATTATAAAAGATCAGTTATTTTAAGGCAATGACGTAAGAAATGGTAAATTTTTAGTTGCAACACTGAGCTATTATGCACTCTTTCAAGGGTGGCTGCTTCTAGGCAAATCTCTTGGCTGTTTCTGCACCCCTACCTCCTTTATCATTGAACGGTCATTGAGGGGTCTTAACTAGTGATCCGAGCTGTTTCCCTCTCGATGATGAAGCTTATCTCCCATCGTTTCACTGGCCGACCTTAACTCCTGTTATTTTGAGGTCATATCTAGTATTCAAAGTTTGTCTCGATTTTGGTACCGCTCTCGTGGCCCGCACCGAAACAGTGTTTTACCCCTAGATGTCCAGTCAACTCACGTTCCTTTTCTCAACTACCAAAATCTGAATATTAGGGAAAATAAATctaaccaagaaacaagaatgaTATCGGCTGGTTCTTGGTCGTTCCCTGAAATGTCACATTCATAccaatttcttgtttttttaaCAGTCATATCAATTGTCCAAAAATCTAAACTGGAGTCTCTAATATTTTATGGAACATATAAAACGAGTGCCCTAGCCATCTATTTAATCTTAACAAGTCCTTTTTCTCTCAACTCTCAAATTCTTGAGTCCACCTCTTTTTGCCTTCAAACAAACATGGAAATTATGCAGAAGATCATGGCATATGCCTAGTCTCCTCAAAATGAAATCAGGACATAGCTCTCACCATGCAAGAATAAGCCTCCTGCATGCATGGTCTtaataattaaatttgattgcTCAAATGTTGACATTCGCTTAAATGTAACATAGATAGACCAATTCGCTGGATCTTTGAACTTTCTTTTTCAAAGGGTTTCCCTTTTCAGTCTTACTTTCCTAAATAATCAGAGCAGATTAGAAGGAAATTGTTCTTCACATTCAATAGATG
Coding sequences within it:
- the LOC113707443 gene encoding ABC transporter B family member 10 — its product is MSNEQQGSFSGNEDSKEEMKNEEEERKKPRKIPLIKLFKFADAYDYFLMFVGAIGACVHGASVPVFFIFFGKMIDIIGLAYLFPAEASHKVGKYSLDFVYLSVVILFSSWTEVACWMHTGERQAAKMRMAYLRAMLNQDISLFDTEASTGEVISAITSDIIVVQDAISEKVGNFMHYISRFFAGFAIGFVRVWQISLVTLSIVPLIALAGGVYAYVATGLIARVRKSYVKAGEIAEEVIANVRTVQAFAGEDKAVKSYRGALLNTYTYGRKAGLAKGLGLGTLHCVLFLSWSLLVWFTSIVVHKNIANGGDSFTTMLNVVISGLSLGQAAPDITAFIRAKSAAYPIFEMIERNTITNTSSKNGRKLDKVDGHIQFKDVSFSYPSRPDVLIFDKLCLDIPSGKIVALVGGSGSGKSTVVSLIERFYDPLSGQILLDGSDIKDLDLKWLRKQIGLVNQEPALFATTIRENILYGKGDATLEEITRAVKLSEAMTFINNLPDRLETQVGERGVQLSGGQKQRIAISRAIVKNPSVLLLDEATSALDAESEKSVQEALDRVMVGRTTVVVAHRLSTIRNADIIAVVQNGRIVETGSHEELISKPNGAYASLVQLQEASSLLRLPSHGAHLGRPLSIRYSREGSIRYSRELSRTTTRSLGASFRSDKSISRIGADVPDIVESRHISSGRLYSMVKPDWIYGFVGTVCAFICGAQMPLFALGVTQALVSYYMDWDTTRHEVKKIAFLFCGGAVITVIFHSITHLCFGIMGERLTLRVREKMFSAILRNEVGWFDDMDNTSSMLASRLESDATLLRTVVVDRSTILLQNVGLAVTAFIISFILNWRLTLVVMATYPLIVSGHISEKLFMKGYGGDLNKAYLKANMLAGEAVSNIRTVAAFCSEEKVIDLYGHELVEPSRRSFRRGQIAGILYGVSQFFIFSSYALALWYGSELMGKGLASFKSVMKSFMVLIVTALAMGEILAMAPDLLKGNQMVASVFEVLDRRTEILGDVGEDVTKIEGMIELKNVDFSYPSRPDVLIFKDFNLRVSPGRSMALVGQSGSGKSSVLALTLRFYDPTSGKVMIDGKDVKKIRLKSLRKHIGLVQQEPALFATSIYENIVYGKEGAPESEVIEAAKFANAHSFISALPEGYSTKVGERGVQLSGGQKQRVAIARAVLKNPSILLLDEATSALDVESERVVQAALDRLMKNRTTVMVAHRLSTIKNADQISVIQDGKIIEQGTHSSLLENKDGPYYKLINLQRHQKQQQ